One Mugil cephalus isolate CIBA_MC_2020 chromosome 8, CIBA_Mcephalus_1.1, whole genome shotgun sequence genomic window carries:
- the LOC125012147 gene encoding leucine-rich repeat-containing protein 43-like → MSSNTLSAVLERQIQRLCLNDFPCGNGQWRQMESTDVLLDLLNCPQSPWWKDESWSAQTSSLRQLAVLTPERLNPDFIHSYFTSLRIVDKDVSSIDDGLLKFSKLKELVLSGNVISEIHTEHLPKTLKNLDLRANRLSSLNTLTNRPPHDLQYLALSSNSLGSHQDISHLTGKHWPQLVSLDLGDCEFHDQKTLLKALSSLPCLKTLVLEGNPFTLSPSYPGFTVDSLPQLICLDASWVSTEKRKSFRGMAKMKGLIVDMATATVSVGRIRGIPDPMTMDENAYFVIYEFPSHQKPVNLVLDSESESDAAPAAHVAEHSSSDADLQSSEARESEATKPKAEVSTAVDTEEPFRDVARVSKHSTAKVTWSECMDISDTQTHTVSSLGCFKKFLNQGLCLWLEEEQVVPGAAASEDVSGAKPGRTVKEKKGGKKSEAAAKSGTTKDKTKDKKTKSAPTPVQDAPIRRILGSIHVPLQSLVRGGRRVDIVCDFGVLHTDSEDLGKKIKEDKKEESKETRGSSRGQKNTAPSKGKGKGKKEPEVDAHADKSPSVHLEPVTVELSVELEKWQSASEAHELQLPHRTP, encoded by the exons ATGAGCTCAAATACACTTTCTGCTGTGTTAGAGAGGCAGATTCAACGCTTGTGTCTGAACGATTTTCCCTGTGGAAATGGCCAGTGG AGGCAGATGGAGTCGACTGATGTGCTCCTGGACCTGCTGAACTGCCCACAGTCTCCATGGTGGAAAGACGAATCATGGAGCGCTCAGACATCGTCCCTAAGACAGCTGGCTGTGCTCACACCTGAACGGCTCAACCCAGACTTCATTCACAGTTACTTTACTTCTCTTCGTATTGTGGACAAGGAT GTGTCATCTATTGACGACGGGCTGTTGAAGTTCTCAAAGTTGAAGGAACTCGTGCTGAGTGGCAACGTCATCTCGGAAATCCACACAGAGCACCTCCCCAAGACGCTAAAG AATTTGGATCTACGTGCGAACCGGCTTTCTTCTCTAAACACTCTCACCAACCGTCCGCCCCATGACCTACAGTACCTCGCCCTCAGTTCTAACAGCCTGGGCTCCCACCAAGACATTTCTCATCTGACAGGAAAACACTG GCCACAGCTGGTGTCCCTGGACCTCGGTGACTGTGAGTTTCACGACCAGAAGACCCTGCTGAAGGCCTTGAGCTCCCTCCCCTGCCTTAAAACGTTGGTGCTAGAGGGAAACCCTTTCACGCTTTCGCCCTCCTATCCGGGCTTCACCGTGGACAGCCTCCCACAACTCATTTGCCTGGATGCCTCATGGGTTTccactgagaaaagaaaaagtttcagGGGGATGGCGAAAATGAAAG GACTGATTGTAGATATGGCAACAGCCACAGTGAGTGTGGGCAGGATCAGGGGAATCCCAGACCCGATGACGATGGATGAAAATGCCTATTTTGTCATATACGAGTTCCCCAGTCATCAAAAACCTGTTAACCTG GTACTCGACAGTGAGTCTGAATCTGATGCAGCGCCTGCAGCACACGTGGCCGAACACAGCTCAAGTGATGCCGACCTACAGTCGAGCGAGGCCCGTGAGAGCGAGGCGACAAAACCCAAAGCTGAAGTATCAACTGCAGTTGATACTGAGGAACCATTTCGTGATGTTGCGCGAG tgtccAAACACAGCACGGCAAAAGTGACGTGGTCGGAGTGCATGGACATCAGtgacacacagactcacactgtCAGTTCCCTGGGATGCTTCAAGAAATTCCTCAACCAAGGACTTTGTCtttggctggaggaggaacag GTCGTCCCGGGGGCTGCAGCCTCTGAAGACGTGTCGGGGGCCAAACCCGGCCGGActgtgaaagagaagaaaggcgGGAAGAAGAGTGAA GCTGCAGCCAAATCTGGTACCACCAAAGACAAGACTAAGGACAAAAAGACTAAATCTGCACCAACGCCGGTCCAAGACGCTCCCATCAGAAGAATCCTCGGCTCCATACACGTCCCCCTGCAGAGTCTGGTCAGAGGAGGCCGGAGGGTCGACATCGTCTGCGACTTTGGTGTCCTGCACACAGACTCTGAG GATCTTGGAAAGAAAATCAAGGAGGACAAAAAGGAGGAGTCAAAAGAGACAAGAGGCAGCAGTCGAGGACAGAAGAACACAGCACCTTCAAAAG GcaaaggaaagggaaagaagGAGCCCGAGGTTGATGCCCACGCAGACAAGTCGCCGTCTGTCCACCTGGAACCAGTGACTGTGGAGTTGAGCGTGGAGCTGGAGAAATGGCAGTCTGCGTCCGAAGCTCACGAGCTGCAGCTACCGCACCGAACCCCTTAA